One genomic window of Syngnathoides biaculeatus isolate LvHL_M chromosome 13, ASM1980259v1, whole genome shotgun sequence includes the following:
- the cdh2 gene encoding cadherin-2: MYPRREGSDGLLLLALLAGLQIAAECGVVRPCRPGFSEDVYEVGLPDINERGEPLFTVSFVDCGRGGLVRFECNNPEDFRIEADGVVYAARDLELSGLQTSSLLIKAIDDTTQQQWITLVRLTLSNQQVMEPASDLATSKGLKEIAFPSRNLDSQLKRMKRDWVIPPINVPENSRGPFPQELVRIRSDHDKNRSLRYSVTGPGADQPPTGIFLIDPISGELSVNKPLDREHISNFHLRAHAVDLNGNQVENPIDIVINVIDLNDNRPEFNHPIWNGTVPEGSKPGTFVMTVTAVDKDDPRTANGMIRYKILSQNPDSPTSNMFTINNKTGGIITVAAGLDREKVPQYTLIIQATDTEGNPMYGLSNTATAVIRVTDINDNPPEFTAETFFGEVHENRVNVIVANLTVTDKDQPNTQAWNAVYKIIGGDPTGRFSVPTDPTNNEGLVTVVKPIDYEMSRAYVLTVEARNEVPLARGIHSPRQSTATVSIRVLDVNESPYFDPNPKLIKLEEGMSPEYMLTTFTAQDPDRYMQQSIRYTKLSDPANWLRIDPNNGRITTIAVMDRESPYVKNSLYNATFLATDNGNPSASGTGTLQIYLLDINDNAPTVFPQEVEICEKPEPNAINITAIDGDSMPNAGPFAFELPSMPVDIERNWTITRISGDYAQLRLKIGFIESGIYDLPIIITDSGNLPQINTSNLRVKVCQCDINGDCTDQQHIMAAGLGTGAIISILLCIIILLILVLLFVVWMKRRDKERQAKQLLIDPEDDVRDNILKYDEEGGGEEDQDYDLSQLQQPDTLEPEAIKPVGIRRLDERPLHPEPQYPMRSAAPHPGDIGDFINEGLKAADNDPTAPPYDSLLVFDYEGSGSTAGSLSSLNSSSSGGDQDYDYLNDWGPRFKKLADMYGGSDD; the protein is encoded by the exons TGAGTTTTGTCGACTGCGGCCGAGGGGGCCTGGTGCGCTTCGAATGCAACAACCCGGAGGACTTCCGGATAGAAGCTGATGGGGTGGTCTATGCTGCCAGGGACCTGGAACTCTCTGGATTGCAAACATCCTCGCTGCTGATCAAGGCCATTGACGACACTACTCAGCAGCAATGGATAACCCTTGTCCGATTGACACTTTCCAACCAGCAG GTCATGGAACCCGCCTCTGATCTCGCCACGTCCAAGGGTTTGAAGGAAATAGCGTTTCCGTCACGAAACTTGGACAGCCAGCTGAAACGGATGAAGAGAGACTGGGTCATTCCCCCAATCAATGTCCCAGAAAATTCGCGAGGTCCATTTCCACAGGAGCTTGTTCGG ATCCGCTCGGACCACGACAAGAACCGATCTCTGAGATACAGCGTGACAGGCCCCGGCGCTGACCAACCTCCCACTGGAATCTTCCTCATCGACCCGATCTCTGGAGAACTCTCGGTTAACAAGCCGCTGGATCGAGAGCACATTTCCAACTTCCAT CTGAGAGCTCACGCAGTGGACCTGAACGGCAACCAAGTAGAAAACCCCATCGACATTGTGATCAACGTGATCGACTTGAACGACAACAGGCCCGAATTCAACCACCCCATCTGGAACGGTACCGTCCCCGAGGGCTCCAAGCCAG GCACATTTGTCATGACGGTAACAGCGGTTGACAAAGACGATCCCAGAACTGCTAATGGGATGATCCGCTACAAGATCTTGTCTCAGAACCCtgacagtcccacctccaacatGTTCACCATCAATAATAAAACTGGTGGCATCATTACCGTGGCAGCGGGCTTGGACAGAGAG AAAGTGCCTCAGTACACGCTGATCATCCAGGCAACCGACACCGAGGGCAACCCGATGTACGGCCTCTCCAACACGGCCACCGCCGTTATTAGAGTTACTGACATCAATGACAACCCGCCAGAGTTCACAGCTGAGACG TTTTTCGGCGAGGTGCACGAAAACCGTGTGAACGTGATCGTGGCCAATCTGACGGTGACAGACAAGGACCAACCCAACACTCAGGCCTGGAACGCCGTCTACAAAATCATTGGGGGTGACCCCACCGGCAGGTTCTCCGTGCCCACTGATCCCACCAATAACGAGGGCCTGGTAACGGTTGTCAAG CCTATTGACTATGAAATGAGCAGGGCGTACGTACTGACGGTGGAAGCGAGGAACGAGGTGCCCCTCGCCAGAGGCATCCACTCCCCCCGGCAGTCCACGGCGACCGTTTCCATACGAGTGCTGGACGTCAACGAGAGCCCCTACTTCGATCCCAACCCCAAGCTCATTAAACTGGAAGAGGGAATGTCACCCGAGTACATGCTGACCACCTTCACGGCGCAGGACCCTGATCGCTACATGCAGCAAAGTATCCG CTACACCAAACTGTCCGATCCGGCCAACTGGCTGAGAATTGATCCCAACAATGGGAGAATCACAACAATTGCCGTTATGGACAGAGAATCCCCATATGTAAAGAACAGCTTGTACAATGCCACTTTCCTGGCCACTGACAACG GCAACCCTTCAGCAAGTGGCACAGGCACTCTGCAGATCTACCTGCTGGACATCAACGACAACGCCCCGACGGTGTTCCCCCAGGAAGTAGAAATATGTGAGAAGCCCGAGCCCAACGCCATCAACATCACAGCGATCGATGGCGACTCGATGCCCAACGCCGGGCCCTTTGCCTTTGAGTTGCCAAGCATGCCTGTCGATATCGAGAGGAACTGGACAATCACCAGGATCAGTG GCGACTACGCTCAGCTGCGCCTCAAGATCGGTTTCATCGAGAGCGGCATTTACGACCTGCCCATCATCATCACGGACTCTGGAAACCTGCCCCAGATCAACACCTCCAACCTGAGGGTCAAAGTGTGCCAGTGCGACATCAACGGCGACTGCACTGACCAGCAGCACATCATGGCCGCCGGCCTTGGCACGGGCGCCATCATCTCCATCCTGCTGtgcatcatcatcctcctca TTCTGGTGCTGCTTTTCGTGGTTTGGATGAAGCGCCGCGACAAAGAACGCCAGGCTAAGCAGCTTCTCATCGATCCCGAGGATGACGTGCGAGACAACATTCTCAAGTATGATGAGGAAGGCGGCGGCGAAGAGGATCAG GATTACGATCTGAGTCAGCTCCAGCAGCCGGACACGCTGGAACCCGAGGCCATCAAGCCCGTTGGGATCAGACGCCTCGATGAGAGACCCCTCCACCCCGAGCCACAGTACCCCATGAGATCTGCCGCCCCCCACCCCGGAGACATTGGTGACTTCATCAATGAG GGTCTGAAGGCCGCAGACAACGACCCCACCGCGCCCCCCTACGACTCGCTGCTGGTGTTCGACTACGAGGGCAGCGGCTCCACCGCCGGCTCCCTGAGCTCGCTCAACTCGTCCAGCAGCGGAGGCGACCAGGACTACGATTACCTCAACGACTGGGGGCCTCGCTTCAAAAAATTGGCGGACATGTACGGCGGAAGCGATGACTAA